The Engraulis encrasicolus isolate BLACKSEA-1 chromosome 4, IST_EnEncr_1.0, whole genome shotgun sequence genome includes a window with the following:
- the LOC134448032 gene encoding Iroquois homeobox protein 5a-like, protein MAHSQSNLYQPSTNFSSGVITGPRLEEIGRSSGSAFAPYVGSAAQNHPVRLDSFRTEAGSALFSSFIGAPSLDHPSSMTGSLGYHPYVGALGAYPFGDASYRKNTTRDATATLKAWLNEHRKNPYPTKGEKIMLAIITKMTLTQVSTWFANARRRLKKENKVTWTHRTSRSEDEEDEDDHIDLEKREDAAYGSAFDSGKHIGLVCD, encoded by the exons ATGGCGCATTCTCAGAGCAACCTGTACCAACCATCCACAAACTTCAGTTCAGGAGTAATCACCGGACCTCGACTTGAAGAGATTGGACGGTCATCAGGCTCAGCTTTTGCTCCGTATGTCGGATCTGCCGCCCAGAATCATCCGGTCAGATTAGATTCTTTTAGGACAGAAGCTGGAAGCGCGTTATTCTCGTCTTTTATC GGAGCTCCTTCACTTGACCACCCGTCAAGCATGACTGGGTCGTTGGGGTATCATCCATATGTCGGGGCGCTTGGCGCATATCCCTTCGGGGACGCCTCATATCGGAAAAATACCACCAGGGACGCCACCGCCACACTCAAAGCCTGGCTTAACGAGCACCGGAAAAATCCCTACCCGACCAAAGGCGAAAAAATCATGCTGGCCATCATCACCAAAATGACTCTCACCCAGGTGTCCACGTGGTTCGCCAACGCCAGGCGGAGACTGAAAAAAGAGAACAAGGTGACATGGACACACCGCACGAGCCGGagcgaggacgaggaggatgaggatgaccaCATTGATTTGGAAAAGCGCGAGGACGCAGCGTATGGGTCAGCCTTCGACTCGGGTAAGCACATTGGGTTAGTCTGTGACTAG